Below is a window of uncultured Cohaesibacter sp. DNA.
ACAGCCTGACGCAAGTTTGCCCCGGCATGGTGTGGGCAATTGCCAACATGATGCGATGCGCGCACTGACGAGCGCACAAAAGCGAGGATTAAATGAGCAACTCAGACGGCGGGATGGCAAATCGCTTTTCCAGAGCCTCCTTGATGGGAACATGTCTGCTGCGGGTGATTGCCTTGCTGCTTACTGTTCCCTTTGCATTTTCCCTTGCAGCTTCAGCGGCCGGTATCGCGGATGCCAAGCCCGCCTCCAAGCCCCCTGCCGAGAGCAAAATGGTTGCATCGGACCAGACCGCCGGAGCGGAGGCGTCTGATATCGACGAGATCGACGCAGACACCTTCTGCAAGAATATCTCCGATCGGGCCTCCGAGCAGAGATATGCCTGGCAGTTGCGCAATCTCATTGCCTTGCAGAGCGACATCGACGAGCGCATCGAAAAGCTTGAAGCGCTCAGAGCTGATGTGCAGGACTGGATCGCCAAACGCGACAAGGTGCTTGGTGAAGTCAAGGAGCACATCATCTCCGTTTATGAACGCATGCGCCCGGAAGCGGCTGCCGAACGGCTTGCCTCTGTTGACGATCAGGTTGCCATTGCGCTGCTCGCCAAAATGAAGCCTCGCGTTGTGAGCGCCATCCTCAATGAGATGGATGCGGTCAAGGCATCCAACCTGACGCAGGAAATGGCGTCTCTTGTCGAAATCAAGTCTGGAGATCGCGATCAATGATCATGTCTGTCTCAAAAGCACTGATCCCGCTTTTCGGGGTCATTCTGCTTTCCGGCTGCGCCAGCAAGCTTGAGAGCATCGGGGCCACCCCGGAAATGTCGCCGATGGGAAATGGATTGCACATGCAATCGATCAATCCGACGCTGGTCGGTTATCAGCCGACAACGAACCGCAGCTTTCATTCCATCTGGTCGGAAGATCGCAACCAGTTCTTTCTTGAGCCGCGCGCCAAGAGAGTGGGCGATGTGCTGACCGTCATCATCAATATCAAGGATGAAGCCAATCTGGACAATGCATCCGATCGCAGCCGCGACAGCAGCGAAAAGCAGAGCCTCGGCTTTGGTTTCAATCTCTTCGGTTTCGGAGAGGATGGAGAGGCATCCTTTGATGCGGATTCCAAGAGTTCCACCAAGGGCAAGGGCGCGATCAATCGCAAGGAAGAGATTGACCTTCAGATTGCTGCCGTCGTGACACAGGTGCTGCCTAACCGCAATCTGGTGATTTCCGGCAGTCAGGAAGTGCGCGTCAATGCCGAGCTGCGCGTGCTCAATGTCTCGGGCATCGTGCGCCCGCGCGATATCGCCGCGAACAATGTCATCACCTACGACAAGATTGCCGAAGCCCGCATTTCCTATGGCGGTCGCGGCCGCATCACGGAAATGCAGCAACCCGCATGGGGGCAGCAGCTCTATGATCAGGTGGTGCCTTTCTAGAATTTGCGACCGTCCTCCCGGCCGCCGGATCTTGCGCTCAAGACGCCTGATCCGGCCACCGGACCGCCAACAGATCCTCGGGAAAGAGAGAAGGATACTCCGCCAAGATGTCGAATATTGTGGTTATGTCCGATGGTACAATCTCCGCCAGATCAGGCCGCTCGAATGTGAGCCTGTTTGTCATGCTGCTCGTCATGACATTGATGGCCGCCGCTATCGGCGCATTCGTCGGAATGCATCTGGTCAATCAGACCCGGCACATCGTGCTGGAAGAAAAACGCGCACAGGAAACCCCGCCCGTGCATGCGCTTTATGATGCCCCCAGCCAGATCCTTGCGATCAAGCCGATCATCGTCAATCTGGCCGGTGCGGAAAAGGCCTTTGTGCGCATTCAGGGCAGCATCGTCTTCAGGGAAGAAGCGATGGAGCAGTCCAAATTTCTCGTCAGCCAGATTGAAAGCGACATTGCCGCCTATCTCAGAACCCTGAAAGTTTCAGATCTGGAAGGCGCGACCGGATTGCAGAATCTGCGCGAAGACCTCAATCAGCGGTCAAAAATCAGGGCCGAGGGAAGCGTGCGTGAATTTATCCTAGAGACCATGGTGATCCAGTGAAAAGACTTGTATTTGGCTTACCGTTCCTGCTGTTGCTCGCCAGCCCGGCCTGGGCGCAGTCGATTGACCTGAATGGGCTGCTGCCAAGCGGAGAAGCATCCGCATCAGGCCGCATGATCCAGTTGATTGCCCTGATCACGGTGCTGTCGCTCGCACCCGGCATCCTGATCATGGTGACCAGCTTCATTCGTTTCTCGATCGCCTTCTCTTTCCTGCGCTCCGGCATGGGGCTGCAATCCACGCCGTCAAATATGGTGATGATCAGTCTGGCGCTTTTCATGACTTTCTATGTCATGGGCCCCACCTTCGATCAGGCCTGGCACAATGGTGTCCAGCCGTTGCTCGACAATCAGATCAATGAAACGCAGGCCTATGAAAGAGTGGCGGCTCCCTTTCGTTCCTTCATGCTGAAACAGGTGCGCGATGAGGATATCGGCCTATTCAGCGATCTCGCCGCCGCCAATCTCAATATCAAGGAGGCCACCAGCCCGGATGAGGTGGAAATGCGGGTGTTGATACCGGCTTTCATGATTTCGGAATTGCAGCGCGGCTTCGAGATGGGCTTTCTGATCGCCTTGCCCTTTCTGGTGATCGATCTGATCGTGGCCACAATCACCATGTCCATGGGCATGATGATGCTGCCCCCGACCGCAATCTCACTGCCTTTCAAGGCGCTGTTCTTTGTCTTGATCGATGGCTGGAACATTCTTGTCGGCAGCATGATCCGCTCCTTCTTCTAGCTCAGGCTCCTAACCCGTCCGGCAGCAAAGCCCCCTTGCCAGGCACATGTCATGTGTCTGGCTTTTTTTGCGTCTTGTCGCTGTCTTTTCCTTCCGGACAACAAACTTCGAAGAAAATTTGAATCAAAAGGTAAAATAATAAAATAAAATCAATAAGATAGCTCTGTTTCGACAGGTTCAGGCAAGTTTGGACGCTTAAAAGGGAATAATCGGAATTTGATGGAGACTCCAAATGGAACCTGTCTATTTGATGAAATTGGCAAAGACGCACCAGAACTGGCTTTCGGTTCGCGAGAATACGATTGCTCAGAATGTCGCCAATGCCAATACGCCAGGCTATCGGTCCAAGGACGTGGAAAGCTTTACCGCGCTCTTTGACAAAGCCCATGTTCGCATGGCCAGCACCCAACCTGGACACATGACCGCGATCGATGGAGCAACGCGGAGTGTCGATGTTGAGAAAAGCGACAGCTGGGACATCACTTATTCCGGAAACTCGGTCTCACTGGAACAGGAAATGATGAAGGCCGGTGAAGTTGCCCGAGATCACACTCTGACAACGAACTTGATCAAATCCATCCACAGTATGATGTTGATGGCAGCGAAGGCACAGTGATGATTGATCCCCTTTCCGCGACATTTCGCATTTCTTCCACCGGATTGTCCGCGCAGGCCGAGCGCATGCGCGTCATTTCCGAAAACCTCGCCAACGCCCAGTCGACAGGGGCAACGCCCGGCTCTGATCCCTATCGCAGAAAGACCATTGTCTTTGCGCAGGAAATGGATCGTGCGGTTGGTGCCTCGCTTGTGAAGGTCAAGAATATCGGCACGGACAATGCGCCCTTCACCGTCGAATATGATCCCTCCAGCCCGGCTGCGGACGAGAATGGTCAGGTCAAACTGCCCAACGTCAACAGCATGATCGAACTGGCTGACATGCGTGAGACCAATCGCAGTTACGAGGCCAACCTCAAGATTATGACCCAGACACGCAGCATGGTTCTGCGCACCATCGATTTGCTGAGGAGCTAATTATGCTTGACGGTTTGAATGCAGTATCCAGCCTTGCGACACGAGGCAGCGATTTCAACAATGTGTCCGAAACTCGCTTCATCAGCAATTCGGCCGGACCGGTCAACTTGTCCGGCGAAGTCGATGAGGCTGGCAAGAGTTTCGCCGAATATTTCTCCGGTGTGACGACCGACGCCATCAATACGGTCAAGCATGGCGAAGCCGCCGCCATTGCCGGGATTGAAGGCAAGGAATCTGTCCAGAATGTCGTGGATGCCGTGATGAATGCCGAGCTTGCACTTCAGAGTGCCATTGCCATCCGCGACAAGGTTGTCGCCGCTTATCAGGAAGTCAGCCGTATGGCCATCTGAGTGTTCTGGCGCTGGCATCTTCCTGTCGGAAAGCATGCCCACAGTCGCCGTGAACCCGTGATGGACATGACAGGCACCATTTTACATCGAGGATAATGATATGAAAGCTCTTGCCATCGCTGCGACCGGAATGAGCGCGCAGCAGCTGAATGTTGAAGTGATCGCCAACAATATTTCCAACATGAACACGACCGCCTTCAAGCGGGCGCGTGCCGAATTTACCGACCTTCTCTATCAGTCCGTGCGCGTGCAGGGCGTTCCCAACCGCACCGGTGAAGCACCGATCCCGGAAGGGGCTCAGCTCGGTCTTGGTGTTCGCGCCGCCGCCATCCGCAATCTGCATACCCAGGGGACACTCAACAACACCTCCGGCAGCTTCGATCTGGCGATTGATGGCAAGGGCTGGTTCACGGTCAGCAACGCCGATGGGGACACGCTCTATACCCGCGCCGGTTCCTTCAATACCAATGGTGAGGGGCGTCTTGTGACCTCTGATGGCTATCCGGTCGAGCCGGCCATCACCATTCCCGATGGGACCATTGATGTTGAGATCAATGAAACCGGTCAGGTCTATGCCACCATTGATGGCCAGAATGCTCCGCAATTGCTTGGTCAGCTGCAATTGGCTGTTTTCGCCAATGATTCAGGTCTGCAAGCCAAGGGTGCCAACCTGTTTGCCGAAACCGAGGCCTCGGGTGAGGCGGTCGAAGGCAATGCCGGCGATGACGGTTTCGGCTCGATCCGTCAGGGATATCTGGAAGATTCCAACGTCGACCCGGTCAAGGAAATCACCGCCCTCATTGCCGCCCAGCGCGGTTATGAAATGAATTCCAAGGTCATTCAGGCTGTCGATGACATGGCTGGTGTTGTCACTCAGGGGATCCGCTGATGAGAACCGCTAACCATTCCCGGCCTGTGCTGGCGAGGGCGAGCGTGTTTTCGATGATGCGCTCTGTCCGGGCGGCTTCACTCTTCCTGCTCATATTGCTGTTTGGCAGCTTCTGGGCACAACAGGGCCGAGCGGCAACTGCTTCGGTCATTCTGCCGGTTCCCAGAACCACCATTGCCCAAGGGGATATCATCACGCTGTCTTCGCTTGAAAAGCGCAAATTCAGGGCCAGCTCGATCGATCGCTTCACGGTCATTCCCAATATACAGGACATTCTGGGCAAGGAAGCCGTGCGCCACCTGCCGGTTGGCATGCCGATCCAGCGCTCTGCGATCAGACGGCGCGACGCGGTCAAGCGGGGGGAGCCGGCTCAACTGGTGTTTCAGGACCGCGGACTGGAAATCATCGCCCATGTCGAACCCCTTGAAGACGGAGTGGTCGGCGAGATCATCCGCGTTCGCAATGTCGATACCGGGTTGATCGTTGTGGGACGTGTTGAAGCTGATGGAACAATTTCGATAGGGCCATAAGATGAAGATTTTGATCAGATGCCTTGCAGCAGCACTATGTTCATTGCTGTTTCTGTCCAGCGCCCTTGCCGCCGTGCGCATCAAGGATGTGACCTCTCTGGAAGGTGTGCGCGATAACCAGATCATCGGCTATGGTCTGGTTGTCGGCCTCAATGGATCGGGCGATACCATGCGCAACTCTCCCTTCACCGAGCAATCCCTGCAATCGATGCTCGACAGCATGGGCGTGAATGTGCGGGACGCCAATCTGCGCACCCGCAATGTCGCGGCCGTGGTGGTTACGGCCAATTTTCCCGCCTTTGTGAAAAAGGGAACGAAGATCGATATCAATGTGGCCTCTCTGGGGGATGCGACCTCCCTGTCTGGAGGCACCCTGATCGCGACACCCATGATGGGTTCGGATGGTCAGGTTTATGCTGTCGCGCAAGGCGGGCTCGCCGTTGCCGGTTTTTCCGAGCAGGGCGATGCCCAATCCTTGCGCGAAGGCATAGCGACTTCGGCCATGATTCCCAATGGAGCGATTGTGGAGCGCGAACTTCAGGATGATTTCATCAATCTGCGCTCCTTTGTCCTTCAGCTCACCAATCCCGATTTCAACACCGCAGTGCGCATTGCCGATGCCATCAATGCCTATTCCCGCGAGCGTTTCGGCATCAAGCTGGCCCAGGAGCGGGATCTCCGCTCTGTCGTGCTCAGAAAGCCGAGCAACATGAGCGCCACCCGCTTCATCGCCCAGATCGAAGGCCTTGTCATTCAGCCCGACACCCCTGCCAAGGTTGTTGTCGATGAACGCACGGGCACCGTCGTGATCGGCAATCATGTGCAGATCTCGACCGTGGCGGTGACCTATGGCAGCATGGTGGTCCGCATCACCGAAAGCCCGATGGTCAGTCAACCCGAGCCATTCTCGCGCAATGGCGAGACCGTTGTCATGCCCGAGACCAATATCGATGCGTCCCAGAATGGCGGCTCTCTTTCCATCATCGGCGGAACCGACTTGCAGACCATTGTCAGCGGCCTGAACCGGATCGGTCTGCGACCATCGGGGATCATCTCGATCCTGCAAACCATGAAGACGGTGGGCGCCTTGCAGGCTGAACTGGTGATCCAGTAGCAAACAAAAGACGCCTCATTGCCATTGCGACAATGACGCCGAGACAATGACACCGGAGATGGGATGAAGCCCGTCTCCGGTTGTTTTATATCTGCACGCCGAGAGAAAGCCCGACCGGGTTTCCGGCCTCTTGCAAAACGCCCTCTATTGCCCTTCTTCTCTCTTCCGTCACTCCGGTACATGACACACGCTGAAGCTTCGTCTTACGGGCAGCAGACGCCTCTGTGGGGCGCCCTGCCAAGCCTCGGCGCATGGCTGCGGCAAGACGTGCCAAAGGCTGTCGGATACAGCTTTAAGGGAGGCTTTTGTTGTCTGATAATGTCCCTTGTTTCTGTCTCGCTCACGGCGACAGGGCAAAAACCGGCAGGTGGCAAAGCCCTGCTTTCAAACATAATTTGACACAATCAGACACGCGAAATGGAGTATTGTAAAAAATAACAATGTTAGTTTGTCTGTACTATGTATTTATTCGAATAAAACTTATCCAAAGCGTAAAATTTGAAAAGTTATTGTTTCAATGACACAATTGGATTGTGTGTAATAT
It encodes the following:
- the flgB gene encoding flagellar basal body rod protein FlgB, coding for MEPVYLMKLAKTHQNWLSVRENTIAQNVANANTPGYRSKDVESFTALFDKAHVRMASTQPGHMTAIDGATRSVDVEKSDSWDITYSGNSVSLEQEMMKAGEVARDHTLTTNLIKSIHSMMLMAAKAQ
- the flgH gene encoding flagellar basal body L-ring protein FlgH; its protein translation is MIMSVSKALIPLFGVILLSGCASKLESIGATPEMSPMGNGLHMQSINPTLVGYQPTTNRSFHSIWSEDRNQFFLEPRAKRVGDVLTVIINIKDEANLDNASDRSRDSSEKQSLGFGFNLFGFGEDGEASFDADSKSSTKGKGAINRKEEIDLQIAAVVTQVLPNRNLVISGSQEVRVNAELRVLNVSGIVRPRDIAANNVITYDKIAEARISYGGRGRITEMQQPAWGQQLYDQVVPF
- the flgC gene encoding flagellar basal body rod protein FlgC — translated: MIDPLSATFRISSTGLSAQAERMRVISENLANAQSTGATPGSDPYRRKTIVFAQEMDRAVGASLVKVKNIGTDNAPFTVEYDPSSPAADENGQVKLPNVNSMIELADMRETNRSYEANLKIMTQTRSMVLRTIDLLRS
- the flgG gene encoding flagellar basal-body rod protein FlgG — its product is MKALAIAATGMSAQQLNVEVIANNISNMNTTAFKRARAEFTDLLYQSVRVQGVPNRTGEAPIPEGAQLGLGVRAAAIRNLHTQGTLNNTSGSFDLAIDGKGWFTVSNADGDTLYTRAGSFNTNGEGRLVTSDGYPVEPAITIPDGTIDVEINETGQVYATIDGQNAPQLLGQLQLAVFANDSGLQAKGANLFAETEASGEAVEGNAGDDGFGSIRQGYLEDSNVDPVKEITALIAAQRGYEMNSKVIQAVDDMAGVVTQGIR
- the fliP gene encoding flagellar type III secretion system pore protein FliP (The bacterial flagellar biogenesis protein FliP forms a type III secretion system (T3SS)-type pore required for flagellar assembly.), with the protein product MLLLASPAWAQSIDLNGLLPSGEASASGRMIQLIALITVLSLAPGILIMVTSFIRFSIAFSFLRSGMGLQSTPSNMVMISLALFMTFYVMGPTFDQAWHNGVQPLLDNQINETQAYERVAAPFRSFMLKQVRDEDIGLFSDLAAANLNIKEATSPDEVEMRVLIPAFMISELQRGFEMGFLIALPFLVIDLIVATITMSMGMMMLPPTAISLPFKALFFVLIDGWNILVGSMIRSFF
- the flgA gene encoding flagellar basal body P-ring formation chaperone FlgA, which codes for MRTANHSRPVLARASVFSMMRSVRAASLFLLILLFGSFWAQQGRAATASVILPVPRTTIAQGDIITLSSLEKRKFRASSIDRFTVIPNIQDILGKEAVRHLPVGMPIQRSAIRRRDAVKRGEPAQLVFQDRGLEIIAHVEPLEDGVVGEIIRVRNVDTGLIVVGRVEADGTISIGP
- the flgI gene encoding flagellar basal body P-ring protein FlgI — protein: MKILIRCLAAALCSLLFLSSALAAVRIKDVTSLEGVRDNQIIGYGLVVGLNGSGDTMRNSPFTEQSLQSMLDSMGVNVRDANLRTRNVAAVVVTANFPAFVKKGTKIDINVASLGDATSLSGGTLIATPMMGSDGQVYAVAQGGLAVAGFSEQGDAQSLREGIATSAMIPNGAIVERELQDDFINLRSFVLQLTNPDFNTAVRIADAINAYSRERFGIKLAQERDLRSVVLRKPSNMSATRFIAQIEGLVIQPDTPAKVVVDERTGTVVIGNHVQISTVAVTYGSMVVRITESPMVSQPEPFSRNGETVVMPETNIDASQNGGSLSIIGGTDLQTIVSGLNRIGLRPSGIISILQTMKTVGALQAELVIQ
- a CDS encoding MotE family protein → MSNSDGGMANRFSRASLMGTCLLRVIALLLTVPFAFSLAASAAGIADAKPASKPPAESKMVASDQTAGAEASDIDEIDADTFCKNISDRASEQRYAWQLRNLIALQSDIDERIEKLEALRADVQDWIAKRDKVLGEVKEHIISVYERMRPEAAAERLASVDDQVAIALLAKMKPRVVSAILNEMDAVKASNLTQEMASLVEIKSGDRDQ
- a CDS encoding flagellar basal body-associated FliL family protein, with amino-acid sequence MSNIVVMSDGTISARSGRSNVSLFVMLLVMTLMAAAIGAFVGMHLVNQTRHIVLEEKRAQETPPVHALYDAPSQILAIKPIIVNLAGAEKAFVRIQGSIVFREEAMEQSKFLVSQIESDIAAYLRTLKVSDLEGATGLQNLREDLNQRSKIRAEGSVREFILETMVIQ
- a CDS encoding flagellar hook-basal body complex protein FliE, which produces MLDGLNAVSSLATRGSDFNNVSETRFISNSAGPVNLSGEVDEAGKSFAEYFSGVTTDAINTVKHGEAAAIAGIEGKESVQNVVDAVMNAELALQSAIAIRDKVVAAYQEVSRMAI